aaatatatgcatcataaaaataataatattaacacaaaacataacttataatactaaaacagtgacaaactttttttgataaatacacacacttttatttaatgaaggttttaattgtttattttagaatatccagccgccgttgcaggcgcgcaatgaatcttgggatatcctcggctgctaaggatccattcgttctatccttaacatcgcggagaaatgaggacgcattttgaggcttcattctaagcatccttcgaattgggacggccttaccAGCCTgaagtcgcgctgctgtgacgcaatcggtcttaaaatacgtccttacaaggtcgcagcccctgaattgggacacagctgtATTGTGTTGCTGTGAGTCCCGCAGCTCCGCTCTGCTCATTCACACACAGAaaagctctctgtctctctccctcagtcacTCGGGTTCGCTGTTCTTTTCCGTTAAAGTTTAGGGTTTCTTCAGCTTTTTACTTCGGGTTGTAACGTCCAAATACGTACTAACCAGCAGAGTTCTGGTAAACGTGGGTTCGTTCAGACGTGAATGCGACGCGCATCGCGTCTCTGCCTGtcggagattttttttttctttttttaaaccttcagctgGGAGCTGTCTGTGTCCCGCTCTGCACACTCACACACAGAAcagctttctgtctctctccctcaaggcccgggtatactttttttccgcgtccgcgtccggctcgcgcgcgcacgcgtccgcgcagctttccgagtatagtccccgcgactacacgcggatggccgcgttcgacactatacgcaatacaaatgatttcttattcaaattattagtctaacaggctgtcagggcagcactgatttggagacatttacagtacattaagacattaggataggtgaagaaaagtaactgatccaccattgcaaacacagtttagaacaaacaagaagacaacaaagaacaggaatcaaacaaacatgctccacagctttctgttcttggaagaagtaaaagttaaagaagaaaaacgatagtgtgtgtgcaaatggtgtctatttcctttgtataactgtttatagtggagtgtcctgtctaaatatattcacgcgcatgcgccttcgtacgcggactgtacgcgcactgtccgcgcggtctcaaattttgggctgcacgcggacggtccgcgcggccggccgcggaccctcctgatgacgaaaaatACGTCATTCGgatggcgcgcatacgcggacgtccctagtatactttcggcttcaGTCTCTCGGGTTCACGGTTCTTTTCCATTAATGTTTAGGGTTTCTTCAGCTTTTTACTTCGGGTTGTAACGTTAATACATACTAACCAGCAGAGTTCTGGTAAACGTGGGTTTGTTCAGACGTGAATGCAACTCGCATCGCGTCTCTGCCTGTcggagaatttttttcttttttaaaccttcagctgTCTCTAACCAGTAATCAGACACTGAGTGTCTGCCACgtatttgctgtatttcatacaaaaataaaggtattaagctataatataaatattacaaattaatttaagctactctctctctctctctctctctctctctcttgtcagttttttctctctgacaattttttgctgtatttcataaaaaataaaggtagtaagttaaagttagtgttataaatattacaaattaattaagctacacacactCCCTCTCTCTGCCAGTCATCTAAGTTTTTTCGTTTTAACCATCAGCTGGCTTTAACCAGTTTTTTTACTCTGACactttttgctgtatttcataaaatataaaggtagtagtggtataaataataaataatattacaaattaagctacacacacaaacaaacactctctctctccctcttatgATCAGTGATACagaaatataacaatttctgatcaacccatatattaattgcatgcttaaaataacataccagttaaagccccgcccatttcAAGACAAACCCCGCCTACGTCCGGGTTAGGCCACACCCACTCCgagtacagatacagatacagataattcatatggtttacagatacagatacagataatgctGTACTCGCCCATCCCTAGTTTTTACATTACCATAATTTACACGGTGATGAATGTGAATTTCGTGTAAGATTCATAACATATACGGTGTGTGGCATGTAAGAGTTTCCACGATGAAAGCATTgctgttgactctgatgaggactacactccgggcACAAGTACCGCATCGTCGGCTCGAGGACAGGTCCGTGGTCGAGGGCGAAGTAGAGGAAGTCGTGCAAGAGGGCGAGCAACCAGGGTCCGCGGAAGTAGAGGCCGAGGACGGGGTGGTCAAAGTGCAGGGCAAGGAGCACTTAGTCTTGGACAAGAGGACCTGAGTCGAGTTTTAAATCTTCAAGCTCAAACAAGGGCATGTGAACAGGTATATGATCTGAAGTGTAATGTGCACATAAGTCCTCTTAGAAAGCAATAAAgccatataaaaaaaacattgaatcATGTTCACAAAACTTAGGTCCAATTACACCAATATTTACAATTTGTGATCTAATTTGTTATTATATATTCCATTGCAGGCCAGAATTCGAGGACTGAGCCTGGAACAATCTCATCAAGTCCTGGAGGTCTGCCTGACACGTGACCCAAGTCTTATGTTTGATGTTCTGGATAGGATTTCAGAAAATGCTCCTCCACCAGGTCCTCTTGTCTCAGGGCAACCCGCTTGGTGTGTCTGCCAGCGGTGCAGAGAAATGCCTACATTCGTGGAACAAAAGTGCTGTGGACAACATCCTGATTATTGCATTTCCATACTACCACACATGGAAGCCTACATTTTGGAGGAGGGTGTTCTGCGCTTAGCTAGACGCATCTGGAATGACATTCGTGCATTGACTGATAATCCTGAACCAGGACAGAGTAATAGACAGTTCCGTCATGCAGCATACAGGCAATTTGTAGTGTGGCAGTATGGAGCACTAGGACAGGGTCACAGAGTCGTGATTCCAAGTTGCTGTGTCTGGAAGATACGCGACCGTTATCCTGATCCACTGCAACAGTACAGAGGTTTTATCCCTAGTAGAGTGTAAGTGTAATGAGTGCTTTCAAGAACGTTCTATCCACTGTGTGAATGAATACATGTACATagtttttgtgttttacagtctacaatatgtaaatatatattttttggtgttct
This sequence is a window from Misgurnus anguillicaudatus chromosome 24, ASM2758022v2, whole genome shotgun sequence. Protein-coding genes within it:
- the LOC141361614 gene encoding P2X purinoceptor 7-like; its protein translation is MFDVLDRISENAPPPGPLVSGQPAWCVCQRCREMPTFVEQKCCGQHPDYCISILPHMEAYILEEGVLRLARRIWNDIRALTDNPEPGQSNRQFRHAAYRQFVVWQYGALGQGHRVVIPSCCVWKIRDRYPDPLQQYRGFIPSRV